The proteins below come from a single Paracoccus sp. SCSIO 75233 genomic window:
- a CDS encoding nucleotide exchange factor GrpE, whose protein sequence is MSDQNPDDQQPLEELPLDEDFMDPFAEEEDQVQKLTAERDELRDRFMRALADAENARKRADKERRNAEQYGGSRLARDLLPVYDHLHRAIDAVPEDQRETNAALLEGVELTLRELGNVFAKHGITVLRPEIGEKFDPQLHEAMFEAPLPGTRAGDVIQLMEPGFMIHDRLLRPAKVGVSSTPAS, encoded by the coding sequence ATGAGCGACCAGAACCCTGATGACCAGCAGCCGCTTGAGGAACTTCCCCTCGATGAAGATTTCATGGACCCGTTTGCCGAGGAAGAGGATCAGGTCCAGAAGCTGACCGCCGAACGGGACGAATTGCGCGACCGTTTCATGCGGGCGCTTGCGGATGCCGAAAACGCCCGCAAACGCGCGGATAAAGAGCGCCGCAATGCCGAGCAATATGGCGGCTCCCGCCTCGCCCGCGATCTGCTGCCGGTCTATGACCACCTGCACCGCGCGATTGACGCCGTTCCCGAGGATCAGCGGGAAACCAATGCCGCGCTTCTTGAGGGGGTGGAACTGACCCTGCGTGAGCTGGGCAACGTGTTCGCCAAGCACGGCATCACCGTGCTGCGCCCCGAGATTGGCGAGAAATTCGATCCGCAGCTTCACGAGGCCATGTTCGAGGCGCCGCTGCCCGGCACCAGGGCTGGTGACGTCATTCAGCTGATGGAGCCGGGCTTCATGATCCATGACCGCCTGCTGCGTCCCGCCAAGGTCGGCGTCAGCTCGACCCCGGCCAGCTAA
- a CDS encoding ATP-dependent Clp protease proteolytic subunit, with amino-acid sequence MPQIRLDDEDDDQEDDAPKEQGLGLPESSNIGKLYFKSRNVIVAGEINDKLAQRTVAHLLALAEESDDPINMLISSPGGHVESGDMIHDMIRFIRPTVRCIGSGWVASAGALIFMGAQKKNRFCLPNTRFLLHQPSGGIRGTSTDMMIQAEQVRLMRERLNQIFADATGQSVERIEQDTQRDFWLNTEEALEYGLLGKVISSVDELK; translated from the coding sequence ATGCCCCAGATCCGGCTGGACGACGAAGACGACGATCAGGAAGACGACGCCCCGAAAGAGCAAGGGCTGGGCCTGCCCGAGAGCAGCAATATCGGCAAGCTCTATTTCAAATCCCGCAACGTGATCGTCGCGGGAGAGATCAACGATAAGCTGGCGCAGCGCACTGTCGCGCATCTGCTGGCACTGGCGGAGGAGAGCGACGATCCGATCAATATGCTGATCTCCTCCCCCGGCGGGCATGTCGAATCCGGTGACATGATCCACGACATGATCCGCTTTATCCGCCCGACCGTGCGCTGCATTGGCTCGGGCTGGGTGGCCTCTGCCGGGGCGCTGATCTTCATGGGCGCGCAGAAAAAGAACCGTTTCTGCCTGCCGAACACGCGCTTCCTGCTGCACCAACCCTCGGGCGGGATTCGCGGGACGTCGACGGATATGATGATCCAGGCCGAGCAGGTCCGGCTGATGCGCGAGCGTCTGAACCAGATTTTCGCAGACGCCACCGGTCAGAGTGTCGAACGGATCGAGCAGGACACGCAGCGCGATTTCTGGCTGAACACCGAGGAGGCGCTTGAATACGGGCTGCTCGGCAAGGTCATCAGCTCGGTCGATGAGCTGAAGTAA
- the metK gene encoding methionine adenosyltransferase, which yields MSEYNLFTSESVSEGHPDKIADQISDAVLDAIIAEDPRARVACETMVKTGVAIISGEITTSAWVDLESIVRDVISDIGYTSSEVGFDGATCSVINIIGKQSPEINQGVDREALEEQGAGDQGLMFGYASDETDVLMPAPITYAHRLVQRQSLVRRNGTLDWLRPDAKSQVTFRYGEDGRPEAVDAVVLSTQHNPEIGLDDLREAVIEEIIKPVLPAEWLSAETKYFINPTGKFVIGGPVGDCGLTGRKIIVDTYGGMARHGGGAFSGKDPSKVDRSAAYAGRWVAKNIVAAGLAKRCEIQVSYAIGVAEPTSISLNCFGTETVPVEKIVAAVREVFDLRPFAIIGELDLLHPIYRSTSTYGHFGKAPEQITYAGKTHTGYTWEATDKAEALKAAV from the coding sequence ATGAGCGAATATAACCTCTTCACCTCGGAATCCGTGTCCGAGGGTCACCCCGACAAGATCGCGGACCAGATCAGCGACGCCGTGCTCGACGCCATCATCGCCGAGGATCCGCGCGCCCGCGTTGCCTGCGAAACAATGGTCAAAACCGGGGTGGCGATTATCTCCGGCGAGATCACGACAAGCGCATGGGTCGATCTGGAATCAATCGTGCGCGATGTCATCAGCGATATCGGCTATACCTCGTCCGAGGTCGGCTTCGACGGTGCCACCTGCTCGGTCATCAATATCATCGGCAAGCAGTCGCCGGAGATCAATCAGGGTGTCGACCGCGAAGCTCTGGAAGAACAGGGTGCCGGCGATCAGGGCCTGATGTTCGGCTATGCCTCGGACGAAACCGATGTGCTGATGCCCGCCCCGATCACCTATGCGCACCGGCTGGTTCAGCGCCAGTCGCTGGTCCGCCGCAATGGCACGCTGGACTGGCTGCGCCCGGACGCGAAATCGCAGGTCACGTTCCGCTACGGCGAGGATGGTCGGCCGGAGGCCGTCGATGCCGTCGTCCTGTCGACGCAGCACAACCCGGAGATCGGGCTGGACGATCTGCGCGAAGCGGTCATTGAGGAGATCATCAAGCCGGTTCTGCCCGCCGAGTGGCTGTCTGCGGAGACGAAATACTTCATCAACCCAACCGGCAAATTCGTCATCGGCGGCCCGGTTGGCGATTGCGGCCTGACCGGGCGCAAGATTATCGTCGACACCTATGGCGGCATGGCCCGCCACGGCGGCGGTGCGTTCTCGGGCAAGGATCCGTCCAAGGTGGACCGTTCCGCCGCCTATGCGGGCCGCTGGGTTGCGAAGAACATCGTCGCAGCCGGGCTTGCCAAGCGCTGCGAGATTCAGGTCAGCTACGCCATCGGCGTGGCCGAACCGACCTCGATCTCGCTCAACTGCTTCGGAACCGAAACCGTCCCGGTGGAGAAAATCGTCGCCGCCGTGCGCGAGGTCTTCGACCTGCGCCCCTTCGCCATTATTGGCGAGCTTGACCTGCTGCACCCGATTTATCGCAGCACGTCGACCTATGGCCACTTCGGCAAGGCGCCAGAGCAGATCACCTATGCCGGCAAAACCCACACCGGCTACACATGGGAAGCGACCGACAAGGCAGAGGCACTGAAAGCCGCCGTCTGA
- the ahcY gene encoding adenosylhomocysteinase translates to MTDYIIKDIALSDFGRKELDIAETEMPGLMALRAEYRDAKPLKGARIAGSLHMTVQTAVLIETLVALGADVRWASCNIYSTQDHAAAAIAASGVPVFAIKGETLEEYWSYTDQIFRFGEGTANMILDDGGDATLYILLGARVENGEDDLIATPTSEEEEALFAQIRKRLEESPGWFTQQRDAIQGVSEETTTGVHRLYDLHKKGLLPFPAINVNDSVTKSKFDNKYGCKESLVDGIRRATDVMMAGKVAVVCGYGDVGKGSAASLQGAGARVKVTEVDPICALQAAMDGFEVVTLEEVVASADIFVTTTGNKDVIRVEHMREMKDMAIVGNIGHFDNEIQVASLKNHKWTNIKDQVDMIEMPSGNRIILLSQGRLLNLGNATGHPSFVMSASFTNQVLAQIELFTKGDEYAPGVYILPKHLDEKVAMLHLDKVGAKLTKLSAEQADYIGVPQDGPFKSDHYRY, encoded by the coding sequence ATGACCGATTACATCATCAAAGATATCGCACTTTCCGACTTCGGGCGGAAAGAACTCGACATCGCTGAAACCGAAATGCCGGGGCTGATGGCGCTTCGGGCAGAATATCGCGACGCAAAACCCCTTAAAGGCGCACGCATCGCCGGCAGTCTGCATATGACCGTGCAGACCGCCGTGCTGATCGAAACGCTGGTTGCTCTGGGCGCGGATGTCCGCTGGGCCTCGTGCAATATCTACTCGACACAGGACCACGCCGCCGCAGCGATTGCCGCATCCGGTGTGCCGGTCTTCGCCATCAAGGGCGAAACGCTGGAAGAATACTGGTCCTATACCGACCAGATTTTCCGCTTCGGCGAAGGGACCGCGAATATGATCCTCGACGATGGCGGCGACGCCACGCTTTATATCCTGCTGGGTGCCCGGGTCGAAAACGGCGAAGATGACCTGATCGCCACCCCGACCAGCGAAGAGGAAGAGGCGCTGTTCGCCCAGATCCGCAAGCGGCTGGAAGAGAGCCCCGGCTGGTTCACGCAGCAGCGCGATGCCATTCAGGGCGTCAGCGAGGAAACCACGACCGGCGTGCATCGCCTCTACGATCTGCACAAGAAGGGCCTGCTGCCCTTCCCGGCGATCAACGTCAACGACTCCGTCACCAAGTCGAAATTCGACAATAAATATGGCTGCAAGGAATCGCTCGTCGACGGTATCCGCCGCGCCACCGATGTGATGATGGCCGGCAAGGTCGCCGTCGTCTGCGGTTACGGCGATGTCGGCAAAGGCTCTGCCGCCTCGCTGCAAGGTGCCGGTGCCCGCGTGAAGGTGACCGAGGTCGATCCGATCTGCGCGCTGCAAGCCGCAATGGACGGTTTCGAGGTGGTCACGCTGGAGGAGGTCGTCGCCTCCGCCGATATCTTCGTCACCACGACCGGCAACAAGGACGTCATCCGCGTCGAGCATATGCGCGAGATGAAGGACATGGCCATCGTCGGCAATATCGGCCATTTCGACAATGAGATTCAGGTCGCCAGCCTGAAGAACCACAAATGGACCAATATCAAGGATCAGGTGGACATGATCGAGATGCCCTCGGGCAATCGTATCATCCTGCTGAGCCAGGGCCGTCTGCTGAATCTCGGCAATGCCACCGGCCACCCGTCCTTCGTGATGTCGGCCAGCTTCACCAACCAGGTGCTGGCCCAGATCGAGCTGTTCACCAAGGGCGACGAATACGCCCCTGGCGTCTATATCCTGCCCAAGCATCTGGACGAGAAAGTCGCGATGCTGCATCTCGACAAGGTCGGCGCAAAGCTGACGAAGCTCTCTGCCGAGCAGGCCGACTATATCGGCGTGCCGCAGGATGGCCCTTTCAAATCAGATCATTACCGGTATTGA
- a CDS encoding glucokinase, giving the protein MAVLLADVGGTNARVALARNGIIDTDSITRYRGEDYDSFDRVVQTYLAEQDDPRLTAVCVAVAGPVSGGRAELTNRDWDFSEERLAKLTDADHVRLINDLTALGYATNRLDEDGVSLLRAAPAHRSRNGQALVVGAGTGFNVCGVRHLPGGAISCQEAEEGHTSLPANIYARLLDQVGASAMPGFFSTEELFAGRGLARLHEALHDVKVERAEAISNAAMQGDAASEETYRLFTELFGLLLRELALRFMPVEGMYLAGSVARSFAHRTEQLESAFLAEPYMRHIPENTPLLLIRDDMAALHGCLAAIS; this is encoded by the coding sequence ATGGCAGTTTTACTTGCTGATGTCGGCGGAACCAATGCGCGGGTGGCGTTGGCGCGCAATGGGATAATCGATACCGACAGCATTACGCGATACCGTGGCGAGGATTATGACAGCTTTGACCGCGTGGTGCAGACCTATCTGGCCGAACAGGACGATCCCCGGCTGACGGCGGTCTGTGTCGCGGTCGCCGGTCCCGTCTCGGGCGGGCGGGCGGAGCTGACCAACCGCGACTGGGATTTCTCCGAAGAGCGCCTTGCGAAGCTGACCGATGCCGATCATGTGCGGCTGATCAACGATCTGACGGCACTGGGCTATGCCACCAATCGTCTGGACGAAGACGGTGTCTCGCTGCTGCGGGCGGCACCGGCGCATCGGTCGCGGAACGGGCAGGCCCTCGTGGTCGGTGCCGGGACCGGGTTCAATGTCTGTGGTGTCCGGCATCTGCCGGGCGGCGCGATTTCCTGTCAGGAGGCGGAGGAGGGGCATACCAGCCTGCCCGCGAATATCTATGCGCGCCTGCTGGATCAGGTCGGGGCGAGCGCGATGCCGGGCTTCTTCTCGACCGAGGAGCTTTTTGCCGGGCGCGGTCTCGCGCGGCTGCACGAGGCGCTGCATGACGTGAAGGTGGAGCGGGCCGAGGCCATCTCCAATGCGGCCATGCAGGGCGATGCGGCTTCGGAAGAGACCTACCGTCTGTTTACCGAGCTTTTCGGCCTGCTGCTGCGCGAGCTTGCTTTGCGCTTCATGCCGGTCGAAGGCATGTATCTTGCCGGTTCCGTGGCCCGCAGCTTCGCACACCGGACGGAGCAGTTGGAGAGTGCATTCCTTGCCGAGCCTTATATGCGGCACATCCCGGAAAACACGCCGCTGTTGCTGATCCGTGACGATATGGCCGCACTTCACGGCTGTCTGGCGGCAATTTCGTGA
- a CDS encoding autotransporter assembly complex family protein codes for MHRSLTIALSALASVAMVGADAFAQSASSSNPFSRFSGLFSREEQPVTNDQGEVLGPPVDLQFVIVNGDEDLRRPLRGASLVAGALDEQRATGQDILAAARGDYARVLGVLYDEGYFSAIINITLDGVEAANIAPLDAPDYVGQVVVSVDPGPRFEFGRADLGPLAPGTQPIDGYAVGKPAGTGIIKRATSRAISDWRDASHAKARVAADEIIADHNVSQLESRVDLNPGPAVTFGRLQATGNERLSTRRMLKIAGYPEGELFDPEKLDTMRKRLRRSGVFSAITLVEAETLNPDNSMDVALTVVEQKPRRLGAAFEISSVDGAMFSAYWLHRNLLRGGERFRVEAQISDVSADTDEQDYSFGVRIDRPATLSADTTGYIDLNLSEDNEPDYYERKVEFGIGFNHIESERLTGDFALKYTLSKINYGDGYYEFSTISLPTKVTWDMRDQQNNAKSGFWLSGEVTPFVGLEDTGSGAQLIGEGRYYRSFLEEDRLTFAGRARLGTVVGPDILETPPDYLFFSGGGGSVRGQKYESLGFDIPLPDQEEDAYVGGLSLLNINFEARYQVREKIGAVAFVDAAQIWDDGVWQGDRKWHAGAGVGVRYDTPIGPLRFDVATPINEDDDDDVSSVQLYLGLGQAF; via the coding sequence ATGCATCGCAGTTTAACGATTGCCTTATCGGCGCTTGCATCGGTGGCAATGGTCGGGGCCGATGCGTTTGCGCAGTCTGCGTCATCCTCGAACCCGTTTTCCCGCTTCTCCGGGCTTTTCAGCCGCGAAGAACAGCCTGTCACCAATGATCAGGGCGAGGTTCTGGGTCCGCCCGTCGATCTGCAATTCGTCATCGTCAATGGCGATGAAGACCTCCGGCGGCCCTTGCGGGGCGCATCGCTGGTGGCCGGTGCGCTGGATGAACAACGGGCGACCGGGCAGGATATTCTTGCGGCGGCGCGTGGCGATTATGCCCGCGTTCTTGGGGTTCTTTACGACGAGGGCTATTTTTCGGCCATCATCAATATCACGCTGGACGGGGTGGAGGCGGCGAATATCGCGCCGCTCGACGCGCCGGACTATGTCGGTCAGGTGGTGGTCTCGGTCGATCCCGGCCCGCGATTTGAATTCGGGCGCGCCGATCTGGGGCCGCTTGCGCCCGGCACGCAACCGATTGACGGCTATGCGGTCGGCAAACCCGCCGGGACCGGGATCATTAAACGGGCGACCTCCCGCGCGATCAGCGACTGGCGTGACGCCAGCCACGCCAAGGCCCGTGTCGCGGCGGATGAGATCATCGCGGATCACAATGTCTCACAGCTTGAATCGCGGGTTGATCTGAACCCCGGCCCGGCCGTGACCTTCGGGCGGCTGCAGGCGACCGGGAATGAGCGACTGAGCACGCGTCGCATGCTCAAGATCGCAGGCTATCCGGAGGGTGAGCTGTTCGATCCCGAAAAGCTCGACACCATGCGCAAGCGCCTGCGCCGCTCCGGCGTGTTTTCCGCGATCACGCTGGTCGAGGCGGAAACGCTGAACCCCGATAATTCGATGGATGTCGCGCTGACCGTGGTGGAACAGAAACCCCGCCGTCTGGGCGCGGCGTTCGAGATTTCCAGCGTCGATGGCGCCATGTTCTCCGCCTATTGGCTGCACCGCAACCTGCTGCGGGGTGGCGAGCGTTTCCGGGTGGAGGCGCAGATCAGCGATGTCAGCGCCGACACGGATGAGCAGGATTATTCCTTCGGCGTCAGGATAGACCGGCCCGCGACGCTGTCGGCGGATACGACCGGATATATCGACCTGAACCTGTCCGAAGATAACGAACCGGATTACTACGAACGCAAGGTGGAGTTCGGGATCGGCTTCAACCACATCGAAAGCGAGCGCCTGACCGGGGATTTTGCGCTGAAATACACCCTGTCGAAGATCAATTACGGCGATGGCTATTACGAATTTTCGACAATCTCCCTGCCGACGAAGGTCACATGGGATATGCGGGACCAACAGAACAACGCCAAGAGCGGTTTCTGGCTGTCCGGCGAGGTGACGCCGTTTGTCGGGCTGGAGGACACGGGATCAGGCGCGCAGCTTATCGGTGAGGGCCGCTACTATCGCAGCTTTCTGGAAGAGGACCGGCTGACCTTCGCGGGCCGTGCCAGGCTGGGAACGGTTGTGGGTCCCGATATTCTCGAAACCCCGCCGGATTACCTGTTCTTCTCCGGCGGCGGCGGCAGTGTGCGCGGGCAAAAATATGAATCCCTCGGCTTCGACATCCCGCTGCCCGATCAGGAGGAGGACGCCTATGTCGGCGGGCTCAGCCTGCTGAACATCAATTTCGAGGCGCGTTATCAGGTCCGGGAAAAGATCGGTGCCGTGGCGTTCGTTGATGCGGCCCAGATCTGGGATGACGGTGTCTGGCAGGGTGATCGGAAATGGCATGCGGGTGCGGGTGTCGGGGTGCGCTACGACACGCCGATCGGTCCGCTGCGCTTTGACGTGGCGACGCCGATCAACGAAGATGACGACGACGATGTAAGCTCGGTTCAGCTCTATCTCGGTCTTGGGCAGGCGTTCTGA